A window of the Alnus glutinosa chromosome 4, dhAlnGlut1.1, whole genome shotgun sequence genome harbors these coding sequences:
- the LOC133867071 gene encoding uncharacterized protein LOC133867071: MSSLSSLCSSNLERFLQYVTPTVPSRPLPQSCFDNLNSLWQPPGKDTIEYFTLRDLWDCYDEWSAYGAGTPVLLNGGETVMQYYVPYISALQIYTNKSAVTSRNRKEDSDVVEFENDSWSDDSGSDNLSTALSNNSSKAWDAVSEDSSLDQEGSSPMRDRLGCLYFQYIEMASPYWRVPLMDKITELAQNYPALMTLKNVDLSPASWMAVAWYPIYHIPSQRNEKDLSACFLSYHTLSSSFQDNAVEDADTINGKAKSHPEAMRTVGDKSKEESNGGISLPPFGLAPYKLQGDLWIKPQTSDRERMMHLYSAAESWLKQLGIQHHDFNFFSFHCTM; this comes from the exons AGCTGCTTTGATAATCTAAATAGCCTCTGGCAACCACCTGGTAAAGACACAATTGAGTATTTCACGTTGAGAGATCTCTGGGATTGCTATGATGAATGGAGTGCCTATGGTGCTGGCACCCCAGTACTGTTGAACGGTGGTGAAACTGTTATGCAATACTATGTTCCATATATTTCCGCCCTTCAGATATACACTAACAAATCAGCTGTCACTTCAAG GAATCGTAAAGAGGATAGTGATGTGGTGGAATTTGAAAATGATTCTTGGAGTGATGACAGTGGGAGTGATAACCTATCAACGGCTCTAAGCAACAACTCTAGCAAGGCTTGGGATGCTGTTTCTGAGGATTCAAGCTTAGACCAGGAGGGTTCCTCGCCAATGAGGGATAGGCTTGGCTGCCTTTACTTTCAGTACATTGAGATGGCTTCTCCCTACTGGAGGGTTCCACTTATGGACAAG ATAACTGAATTAGCTCAGAATTATCCTGCAttaatgacactcaagaatgtGGATCTTTCCCCAGCAAGTTGGATGGCTGTTGCTTG GTATCCCATTTATCACATTCCAAGCCAAAGAAACGAAAAGGACTTGTCAGCTTGTTTCCTTAGTTATCATACATTGTCCTCAAGTTTCCAAG ACAATGCAGTGGAGGATGCAGACACCATTAACGGTAAAGCAAAATCACATCCTGAAGCAATGAGAACCGTAGGAGACAAATCTAAGGAAGAAAGCAATGGTGGAATTTCTCTTCCTCCCTTTGGGCTGGCTCCTTACAAGTTGCAAGGAGATCTTTGGATAAAGCCACAGACATCTGATCGTGAGAGGATGATGCATCTTTACAGTGCTGCCGAATCCTGGTTGAAGCAGCTTGGCATCCAACACCATGACTTCAACTTTTTTAGTTTCCATTGTACCATGTAA